The window GGCGACGACGGCGGGGACCACGCCGGCGATGGCGACGAGGGCGACGGCGAGCGGCAGCTGGCTGAGTCCGGCCGCCAGCGCATCCAGGTGCAGCACCTCCTGCAGGTAGACCGAGAGCGCGAAGAACAGCGCGACCGTGGCGCCACCGACCAGCAGCATCACGATGTCCCCGGCGAGGGCGTCGCGGTTGCGGAAGAACGAGAACGGCAGCAGGGCGTGCTCGGTGCGGCGCTCGATCAGCACGAACGCGGTGAGCAGGACCACCGCGGCGGCCGCGAGGCCCAGCACGATCGGGTTCGTCCAGCCGAGCGTGCCGCCCTCGCTGAGCGCTGCGACGGCCGCCGCGAGTCCGAGCGTGGCGGTCGCGGCACCGGCCGCATCCATCCGCTCCGCGCTGCCCGCCCAGTCGCGGTTGATCAGGAACGGGATGACGACGAGCACGAGGACGCCGACCGGAACGTTCACGAAGAAGACCGCGGACCAGCCGAAGGCGGCGGTGAGCACGCCGCCGAGCAGGACGCCCGCGGCGCTCCCCATCCCGGCCACGGCACCCCACAGGCCCAGCGCCTTGCCGCGCGCCTCGGCGTCAGGGAAGAGCTGCGTGAGGAGCGCGAGCGACGCCGGCGCAAGCAGCGCGGCGAACGCGCCCTGCACGGCCCGTGCGCCGAGCAGCATGGTGCCGTTCACCGCGAGACCGGCGGCGAGCGAGGCCAGCGCGAAGCCCGCCACGCCGACGAGGAACACCCGGCGGTGCCCGAACCGGTCGGCGAGTCGGCCGCCGAGCAGGAGCAGGCCGCCGAAGGGGAGGACGTATGCGGTCACCACCCAGGCGAGCGCGGCGGTGTCGAGCCCCAGGGCGGTGCCGACGGTCGGCAGGGCGATGTTCACGATGGAGGCGTCGAGCACCACCAGGAACTGGGCGAGGGCGAGGACGCTGAGCGCCCACCAGCGGTGGCTGCTGCGGGAGGTGGCGGCGCGCGGAGTCGCGACCACGGGAGCGGTGTGTGTCGTCATTGTTCTGCCTTTCGTGTGAGTGATTGATCAATCACTTTCGGATGCCGGAAAAAGCCGGCTGAATGGATGGTGCGGTCAGGGGTGCCGGATGCCGTTCGTGAGCGTGCGCGCCCACTCCTCGGGGATCTCCTCGAGGCCCGCGGTGACCACGAGGTGGCACAGCTGCCCGTAGGCGATGAAGCGCTGCACGGCGTCGGGGTCGGCGCCCGAGCGGATGCCGGCGAAGCGGGTGATGCGCGCCAGGCCCCGGCGCAGGGCCTCCCGGATCTCCGGGGTGTCGGAGGCCGACTGCGCGTGCACCTGGAGCATGAGCAGCGAGCGGTCGGAGATGAGCTCGGCGTACGCGTCGCCCATCCGGTCGAGGATCGCCGTGGGGGTCTCCCCGTCGGCGGCCCGCGCGCCGTCCTCCAACGCCTGCTCGATGCGCTCGAAGCACCGCTCGAGCGCCGCCACGAACAGGCCCTCCTTGCTCGGGAAGAGCTTGAAGACGTACGCGGGCGAGATGTCGGCGGCGCTGGCGACCGCTGCGATCGGGGTGCCGAGGTAGCCGCCGACCGCGAAGGTCGCGATCGCGCTGTCGAGCACCGCCTCGCGGCGGTCGTCTGCGGTGGAGAGGGTTCGTGCCATGTGAGTGACTGTACACTCACTCTTCTCGACGTGTCAACGATCGCGACGAATTCCGTCCGGGGTCAGGTCCGCCGGGTCGCGTCCTGCACTTCGCCGACCAGCTCCTCGATGATGTCCTCGAGGAACAGCACGCCGGCGGTCGCGCCCTCGCCGTCGACAACGCGGGCCAGGTGGCTGCCGGACCGGCGCATGGTGGCCAGCGCGTCCTCCAGGTCGCTGCCGGAGAACACGGTCACCAGGCGGCGGATGCGCTTCGCGGGCACGGGGAGCTCGAAGCCGGTCTCCTCCAGGTCGAGCACGTCCTTGAGGTGGAGGTAGCCGGTCGGTTCGCCGTCGGCGTCCGGGACGACGTACCGCGAGAAGCCGTGCTTCGCGACGGCCTTCTCCACGTCCTTCGGCGTGGGGGAGGACGGGAGGGTGACCAGCGCGTCGAGCGCGACGGCGACATCCCGAACCTTCTTCTCGGTGAACTCGAACGCCGCGGTCAGTGCTCCCGTGCGGTCGGTGAGCACACCCTCCCTCGTCGACTGCGACACGATCGTCGCCACCTCGTCGAGGGTGAACGTGCTCGCGGCCTCGTCCTTCGGTTCGACGCGGAACAGCCGCAGCACGGCGTTCGCGCTGGCGTTCAGGGCCACGATGATCGGCCGCACGGCACGTCCGATGCCGACGAGCGGCGGCGCCAGCAGGAGCGCGGCCTTGTCGGGCATCGAGAACGAGATGTTCTTCGGCACCATCTCGCCGAAGACCACGTGCAGGAACGAGACGACCACCAGC is drawn from Leifsonia shinshuensis and contains these coding sequences:
- a CDS encoding DHA2 family efflux MFS transporter permease subunit, which encodes MTTHTAPVVATPRAATSRSSHRWWALSVLALAQFLVVLDASIVNIALPTVGTALGLDTAALAWVVTAYVLPFGGLLLLGGRLADRFGHRRVFLVGVAGFALASLAAGLAVNGTMLLGARAVQGAFAALLAPASLALLTQLFPDAEARGKALGLWGAVAGMGSAAGVLLGGVLTAAFGWSAVFFVNVPVGVLVLVVIPFLINRDWAGSAERMDAAGAATATLGLAAAVAALSEGGTLGWTNPIVLGLAAAAVVLLTAFVLIERRTEHALLPFSFFRNRDALAGDIVMLLVGGATVALFFALSVYLQEVLHLDALAAGLSQLPLAVALVAIAGVVPAVVARAGLRPTLAGALVVLAAGVVWFALAGGTGFVAGFILPSIVIGLGLGASFVTVTQLAVRGVPESESGLASGLVNTAQQIGGALGLAVLGGIASARTSSMLEAGSGATDAAAGGFLLLFLGVAVLAIVGGAVTLLVRRR
- a CDS encoding TetR/AcrR family transcriptional regulator; its protein translation is MARTLSTADDRREAVLDSAIATFAVGGYLGTPIAAVASAADISPAYVFKLFPSKEGLFVAALERCFERIEQALEDGARAADGETPTAILDRMGDAYAELISDRSLLMLQVHAQSASDTPEIREALRRGLARITRFAGIRSGADPDAVQRFIAYGQLCHLVVTAGLEEIPEEWARTLTNGIRHP
- a CDS encoding hemolysin family protein; translation: MSDWAGIAWLVVLLAVNAFFVGAEFAVISARRSQIEPLAERGKRSAKTALFAMEHATLMLATTQLGITVCSLLILNVSEPAIHHLLEVPLHATGWSEEVIGTIAFIVALVVVSFLHVVFGEMVPKNISFSMPDKAALLLAPPLVGIGRAVRPIIVALNASANAVLRLFRVEPKDEAASTFTLDEVATIVSQSTREGVLTDRTGALTAAFEFTEKKVRDVAVALDALVTLPSSPTPKDVEKAVAKHGFSRYVVPDADGEPTGYLHLKDVLDLEETGFELPVPAKRIRRLVTVFSGSDLEDALATMRRSGSHLARVVDGEGATAGVLFLEDIIEELVGEVQDATRRT